One Pagrus major chromosome 15, Pma_NU_1.0 DNA window includes the following coding sequences:
- the ndnfl gene encoding protein NDNF, translating into MALMSLSWCIGAALALFCGSSWPQAHSALAPENEVPLRPTTWLPEGKITSVTLPKGRTRRLYFTLKKKAPAMSVTVSPCDLPIEWSLAARTLKDKPLKSLQWSTKKSMPEVWWRGPGTEEKMHSFTGNSVETYRGPSYPHASIYIVRLRSKQQNTRATVYLHEGPGPSGAFPLLPGDPRVHTLGVGMTSVTLSWAPSASITSLPHTQKGYEYCVLVNSQQNYPSLCAARQSMSKEKDQKQEKKERRRRVTAWPILKEWWWQQWDSYPEPKSPPSAITDEYADLQCACQGMESVCTVSELLPETQYYFDVFVIDRMNGTSMAYKGAFARTHEEARAAITTLREGELRWVTFNDRSSNSEQFFTFRPRGLQQSGLLTLQSCGSGEKVKVTVSSKGQVLTSQAVGGDLAHIWLQGSPSYLIHLEREGSSHISPATDPALPGGLTASVKMQTSSAYHRRGVPSLPSTLQIKSFNRLRGCNSVTLAWMGTEERSLYCVYHRKLGIGETEALTAPCLGPESRSDTERVLCKYFQELNPRRAVTTAVIGGLEPGMAYVFDVYLMRRWGIPIKYASKMVKTRKDC; encoded by the exons ATGGCACTCATGTCCCTGTCCTGGTGTATCGGTGCAGCTTTGGCGCTGTTTTGTGGCTCTTCGTGGCCCCAGGCGCACTCCGCCCTGGCACCTGAGAACGAGGTGCCGCTTCGCCCCACTACATGGCTGCCGGAGGGAAAGATCACCTCCGTAACTCTCCCCAAAGGACGAACTCGCAG GCTGTACTTCACGCTGAAGAAGAAGGCGCCGGCGATGTCGGTGACCGTCAGCCCCTGTGACCTACCAATCGAATGGAGCTTGGCTGCCCGCACCCTGAAGGACAAACCCCTCAAGAGCCTGCAGT GGAGCACCAAAAAGAGTATGCCTGAGGTTTGGTGGCGAGGTCCTGGGACTGAGGAGAAAATGCACAGTTTCACAGGCAACTCAGTGGAAACCTACAGGGGTCCTTCCTACCCCCATGCTTCCATCTACATCGTGAGGCTGCGCTCCAAACAGCAGAACACTCGAGCTACGGTGTACCTCCACGAAGGCCCGGGGCCCTCCGGCGCCTTCCCTCTGCTCCCAGGTGACCCTCGAGTTCACACATTAGGTGTCGGCATGACCAGCGTCACCCTCAGCTGGGCGCCCAGTGCCTCCATAACCagcctcccacacacacagaagggtTATGAATACTGCGTCCTCGTCAACTCTCAGCAAAACTACCCCAGCCTCTGCGCCGCGCGACAGAGCATGAGCAAAGAGAAAGACcagaaacaagagaagaaggagaggaggaggagagtgacgGCGTGGCCCATTTTGAAGGAGtggtggtggcagcagtggGACTCTTATCCTGAACCCAAGAGTCCACCTTCAGCCATCACCGACGAGTACGCTGACCTCCAGTGTGCGTGTCAGGGGATGGAGAGCGTGTGCACCGTCTCTGAGCTCCTGCCTGAAACTCAGTATTACTTTGACGTCTTCGTGATCGACAGGATGAACGGGACCAGCATGGCGTACAAGGGGGCGTTCGCTCGAACGCACGAGGAGGCTCGAGCGGCGATCACCACGCTAAGAGAAGGGGAGCTGAGGTGGGTGACCTTCAACGACAGAAGCTCCAACTCAGAGCAGTTCTTCACTTTCCGTCCTCGGGGCTTGCAGCAGAGCGGGCTCCTCACCTTGCAGAGCTGCGGGTCAGGTGAGAAGGTCAAGGTCACCGTGTCCAGTAAAGGTCAGGTTTTGACCTCGCAGGCTGTGGGGGGAGATTTAGCACACATTTGGCTCCAGGGAAGTCCTTCTTATCTCATCCACTTGGAGAGAGAAGGAAGCAGCCACATCTCGCCTGCGACAGACCCAGCTCTGCCTGGAGGTCTGACGGCTTCTGTCAAAATGCAGACCTCCTCGGCCTACCACCGCAGAGGGGTCCCATCTCTGCCCTCCACCTTGCAGATAAAATCTTTCAACCGGTTGCGTGGTTGCAACAGCGTCACCCTGGCCTGGATGGGCACAGAGGAAAGAAGCCTTTACTGTGTGTATCACAGAAAGCTGGGGATCGGTGAAACAGAGGCTCTAACTGCTCCCTGTCTGGGGCCGGAGTCCCGCTCTGACACCGAGAGGGTTCTCTGCAAGTATTTCCAGGAGCTGAATCCTCGGCGGGCCGTCACTACAGCTGTCATCGGGGGCCTGGAGCCAGGGATGGCCTATGTGTTTGATGTCTATCTAATGAGACGCTGGGGGATCCCTATCAAGTACGCCAGCAAGATGGTGAAGACCAGAAAGGACTGCTGA
- the dnajc9 gene encoding dnaJ homolog subfamily C member 9: MGLLERCEELFKTSNLYDLLGINKEAAEADIRRSYYKVSLKVHPDRAPDDPQATEKFQVLGKVYAVLSDKEQRAVYDEQGVVDEESDVLSQDRCWEDYWRLLFPKITVQDILEFEKKYKGSDEERQDVIHLYVQHEGDMDAITASAMCCTQEDEPRLGSIIQAAIDSGDVEAFPAFTKESVKKKRARRKRADRERQEAEEMQKEMGLGDQDDSLVMMLQQRQKSREQNYNSFLSDLEAKYAKKSGKSKRGKK, translated from the exons ATGGGTTTGCTCGAGCGGTGCGAGGAGCTCTTCAAGACCTCAAACCTGTACGATTTGCTGGGCATCAACAAAGAGGCAGCCGAGGCAGATATCCGGAGGAGTTACTACAAAGTGTCGCTCAAAGTGCACCCAGACCGGGCTCCCGATGACCCGCAGGCCACAGAGAAGTTTCAG GTGTTGGGAAAGGTGTATGCAGTGCTGAGCGATAAGGAGCAGAGAGCCGTTTATGACGAGCAGGGGGTGGTGGATGAAGAGTCTGACGTCCTGAGTCAAGACCGCTGCTGGGAAGACTACTGGAGGCTGCTCTTCCCTAAG ATTACAGTGCAAGACATCCTTGAATTTGAGAAGAAATATAAGGGCTCTGATGAGGAGCGGCAGGATGTGATCCATCTGTACGTGCAGCACGAGGGAGACATGGATGCCATCACTGCCTCAGCCATGTGCTGCACCCAAGAAGATGAGCCCAGGCTCGGCAGCATCATCCAGGCCGCGATCGACAGCGGAGACGTCGAAGCATTCCCAGCGTTTACTAAGGAGAGTGTAAAGAAGAAGAGGGCTCGTAGGAAGAGG GCTGATAGAGAGCGACAAGAAGCAGAAGAAATGCAGAAAGAGATGGGGCTTGGTGATCAAGATGACAGTCTTGTGATGATGCTTCAG CAAAGAcagaagagcagagagcagaattATAACAGTTTCCTGTCTGACCTGGAAGCAAAATACGCCAAAAAAAGTGGGAAATccaaaagagggaaaaagtgA
- the fam149b1 gene encoding protein FAM149B1 isoform X2 — MISRYNRRPVSHKLEIRGLSRSSLDHHPLPEEADDNHTPQRYLHDLQEAVSAHNSSETSAASGHSDCPTVISVDSNQSWSGIHSSTGTGISTERSSVFSWGYDEFDKAASRQVQQMFEEIDKELYEGRGSGGGILQGLQDECQQWATRFPHLRIQGTQVVCPSDEGFQWYATSGRGSSASSPTGSKESGVKTQEKDKGGTELNVQGRRAALIKSSSAELDGLPGNSSGSSSHDKPRVIEVEGLMEEYLAFDSREEVWEQDCLESGRRHHCLPPVSPYRCRRQAVLDLLFDDVWRQLVGWMKELVQRHWECCTSNDEKISGNLSPVQQDSQNPFLLLSMLPTMLPKLGQSRVPPLTAGLQFQAGRVPVGAAATQHNLNDLIVIHSIPLQQRNLGVLERNQEPEERPCHRPGSSVVPSSKPRPRRTLEQSSSSLSRPAQSARRRNPPPRTLLPLVPSLSQSSAAGSMDEVIRGTRLPTASDRLTSPLLPLSRNTLLPPISTGDPESSHSGQQSKPAQRQKGPSSRAHSAIIDEAGSSIPRDRHHLLDVFSRPNTTHTYRSDTPYRRSFTVLDNIGQGRPGRASVGTDSLGIGVTGISLGISSSSFLDSFSHHPLGHSPIKDEEEPDPQAPVSTPVVPVSVAPRSYTRGGISSRASRPGL, encoded by the exons ATGATTTCACGATACAACAGAAGACCTGTATCGCACAAACTTGAGAT TCGTGGGTTGTCCCGAAGCAGCCTCGACCACCACCCTCTCCCAGAGGAAGCAGACGACAACCACACCCCTCAGCGCTACCTCCATGACCTCCAGGAAGCTGTCTCTGCCCACAACAG CTCAGAGACGTCTGCTGCCTCAGGACACTCTGACTGTCCCACCGTCATCTCGGTAGACTCCAACCAGTCCTGGTCAGGTATCCACAGCTCCACAGGCACTGGCATCTCCACAGAGAGGAGCTCTGTTTTCTCCTGGGGCTACGAT GAGTTCGACAAAGCAGCGTCACGGCAGgtgcagcaaatgtttgaggAGATCGACAAAGAGCTGTACGAGGGGAGAGGCAGCGGAGGAGGAATACTCCAGGGGCTGCAGGATGAATGTCAGCAGTGGGCCACACGATTCCCACATCTTCG GATCCAGGGGACTCAGGTAGTGTGTCCCAGTGATGAAGGATTCCAGTGGTACGCTACTTCAGGGAGAGGCAGCTCTGCCAGCAGCCCAACAGGAAGCAAAGAGAGCGGTGTGAAGACGCAGGAGAAAGATAAGGGTGGCACAGA GTTGAATGTGCAGGGCAGGAGAGCAGCGCTGATTAAGTCCTCCTCAGCTGAGTTGGACGGGCTTCCTGGCAACTCCAGTGGCTCCAGCAGTCATGACAAGCCGAGAGTGATTGAAGTGGAGGGTCTGATGGAGGAATACTTGGCTTTTGATAGCAG GGAGGAGGTGTGGGAGCAGGATTGTTTAGAGTCAGGTCGGAGGCATCACTGTCTGCCCCCTGTCTCGCCATACCGGTGTCGCCGCCAAGCTGTTCTCGACCTGTTGTTTGATGACGTGTGGCGGCAGCTGGTTGGCTGGATGAAAGAGCTGGTTCAACGGCACTGGGAATGCTGCACCTCAA ATGATGAAAAGATTTCTGGGAACTTGAGCCCCGTGCAGCAAGACTCCCAGAATCCCTTCTTGCTGCTCTCCATGCTGCCCACCATGCTGCCCAAACTTGGCCAGAGCAGGGTGCCCCCGCTCACAGCTGGCCTGCAGTTTCAG GCTGGGAGGGTCCCAGTAGGAGCAGCAGCAACGCAGCACAACCTGAACGACCTCATTGTGATCCACAGCATCCCCCTTCAGCAGAGGAACCTGGGTGTGCTGGAAAGAAACCA GGAGCCAGAAGAGCGGCCATGTCACAGACCAGGCTCTAGCGTGGTCCCCTCCAGCAAACCTCGGCCACGCCGAACCCTGGAGCAGAGCTCTTCTTCGCTGTCCCGCCCGGCACAGTCTGCCAGACGCAGGAACCCACCTCCCCGAACTCTCCTGCCACTGGTTCCCAGCCTGAGTCAGTCCAGCGCGGCAGGATCCATGGATGAGGTCATCCGCGGGACACGTCT ACCAACAGCCAGCGACCGCCTGACATCTCCGCTGTTGCCTCTGAGTAGAAACACACTCCTTCCCCCCATCAGCACCGGAGACCCAGAGTCATCTCACTCAGGACAACAGTCCAAACCTGCACAG CGTCAGAAAGGCCCGTCCAGCCGTGCTCACAGTGCTATAATTGACGAGGCTGGCAGTTCAATACCAAGGGATCGCCACCACCTACTGGATGTGTTCTCTCGCCCAAACACCACTCACACATACAGG tcgGACACTCCATACCGTCGTTCCTTCACAGTATTGGACAACATCGGGCAGGGGCGGCCGGGCAGAGCCTCTGTCGGCACAG ACTCTCTTGGAATCGGTGTGACCGGCATTAGTCTTGGCATCAGCAGCTCATCCTTCTTGGACTCGTTTTCCCACCACCCCTTGGGGCACTCGCCCATCAAAGACGAAGAGGAGCCAGACCCACAAGCCCCTGTCTCAA cTCCAGTGGTGCCTGTGTCAGTCGCACCTCGGTCTTACACCCGCGGAGGCATCTCATCCAGAGCCAGCAGACCTGGCTTGTAG
- the fam149b1 gene encoding protein FAM149B1 isoform X1 — MISRYNRRPVSHKLEIRGLSRSSLDHHPLPEEADDNHTPQRYLHDLQEAVSAHNSSETSAASGHSDCPTVISVDSNQSWSGIHSSTGTGISTERSSVFSWGYDEFDKAASRQVQQMFEEIDKELYEGRGSGGGILQGLQDECQQWATRFPHLRIQGTQVVCPSDEGFQWYATSGRGSSASSPTGSKESGVKTQEKDKGGTELNVQGRRAALIKSSSAELDGLPGNSSGSSSHDKPRVIEVEGLMEEYLAFDSREEVWEQDCLESGRRHHCLPPVSPYRCRRQAVLDLLFDDVWRQLVGWMKELVQRHWECCTSNDEKISGNLSPVQQDSQNPFLLLSMLPTMLPKLGQSRVPPLTAGLQFQNTKSRGSKHKSRRKSKKQKRPSSAGRVPVGAAATQHNLNDLIVIHSIPLQQRNLGVLERNQEPEERPCHRPGSSVVPSSKPRPRRTLEQSSSSLSRPAQSARRRNPPPRTLLPLVPSLSQSSAAGSMDEVIRGTRLPTASDRLTSPLLPLSRNTLLPPISTGDPESSHSGQQSKPAQRQKGPSSRAHSAIIDEAGSSIPRDRHHLLDVFSRPNTTHTYRSDTPYRRSFTVLDNIGQGRPGRASVGTDSLGIGVTGISLGISSSSFLDSFSHHPLGHSPIKDEEEPDPQAPVSTPVVPVSVAPRSYTRGGISSRASRPGL, encoded by the exons ATGATTTCACGATACAACAGAAGACCTGTATCGCACAAACTTGAGAT TCGTGGGTTGTCCCGAAGCAGCCTCGACCACCACCCTCTCCCAGAGGAAGCAGACGACAACCACACCCCTCAGCGCTACCTCCATGACCTCCAGGAAGCTGTCTCTGCCCACAACAG CTCAGAGACGTCTGCTGCCTCAGGACACTCTGACTGTCCCACCGTCATCTCGGTAGACTCCAACCAGTCCTGGTCAGGTATCCACAGCTCCACAGGCACTGGCATCTCCACAGAGAGGAGCTCTGTTTTCTCCTGGGGCTACGAT GAGTTCGACAAAGCAGCGTCACGGCAGgtgcagcaaatgtttgaggAGATCGACAAAGAGCTGTACGAGGGGAGAGGCAGCGGAGGAGGAATACTCCAGGGGCTGCAGGATGAATGTCAGCAGTGGGCCACACGATTCCCACATCTTCG GATCCAGGGGACTCAGGTAGTGTGTCCCAGTGATGAAGGATTCCAGTGGTACGCTACTTCAGGGAGAGGCAGCTCTGCCAGCAGCCCAACAGGAAGCAAAGAGAGCGGTGTGAAGACGCAGGAGAAAGATAAGGGTGGCACAGA GTTGAATGTGCAGGGCAGGAGAGCAGCGCTGATTAAGTCCTCCTCAGCTGAGTTGGACGGGCTTCCTGGCAACTCCAGTGGCTCCAGCAGTCATGACAAGCCGAGAGTGATTGAAGTGGAGGGTCTGATGGAGGAATACTTGGCTTTTGATAGCAG GGAGGAGGTGTGGGAGCAGGATTGTTTAGAGTCAGGTCGGAGGCATCACTGTCTGCCCCCTGTCTCGCCATACCGGTGTCGCCGCCAAGCTGTTCTCGACCTGTTGTTTGATGACGTGTGGCGGCAGCTGGTTGGCTGGATGAAAGAGCTGGTTCAACGGCACTGGGAATGCTGCACCTCAA ATGATGAAAAGATTTCTGGGAACTTGAGCCCCGTGCAGCAAGACTCCCAGAATCCCTTCTTGCTGCTCTCCATGCTGCCCACCATGCTGCCCAAACTTGGCCAGAGCAGGGTGCCCCCGCTCACAGCTGGCCTGCAGTTTCAG aACACAAAGTCAAGGGGCTCAAAGCACAAATCCAGACGGAAATCCAAAAAGCAGAAAAGGCCTTCCAGT GCTGGGAGGGTCCCAGTAGGAGCAGCAGCAACGCAGCACAACCTGAACGACCTCATTGTGATCCACAGCATCCCCCTTCAGCAGAGGAACCTGGGTGTGCTGGAAAGAAACCA GGAGCCAGAAGAGCGGCCATGTCACAGACCAGGCTCTAGCGTGGTCCCCTCCAGCAAACCTCGGCCACGCCGAACCCTGGAGCAGAGCTCTTCTTCGCTGTCCCGCCCGGCACAGTCTGCCAGACGCAGGAACCCACCTCCCCGAACTCTCCTGCCACTGGTTCCCAGCCTGAGTCAGTCCAGCGCGGCAGGATCCATGGATGAGGTCATCCGCGGGACACGTCT ACCAACAGCCAGCGACCGCCTGACATCTCCGCTGTTGCCTCTGAGTAGAAACACACTCCTTCCCCCCATCAGCACCGGAGACCCAGAGTCATCTCACTCAGGACAACAGTCCAAACCTGCACAG CGTCAGAAAGGCCCGTCCAGCCGTGCTCACAGTGCTATAATTGACGAGGCTGGCAGTTCAATACCAAGGGATCGCCACCACCTACTGGATGTGTTCTCTCGCCCAAACACCACTCACACATACAGG tcgGACACTCCATACCGTCGTTCCTTCACAGTATTGGACAACATCGGGCAGGGGCGGCCGGGCAGAGCCTCTGTCGGCACAG ACTCTCTTGGAATCGGTGTGACCGGCATTAGTCTTGGCATCAGCAGCTCATCCTTCTTGGACTCGTTTTCCCACCACCCCTTGGGGCACTCGCCCATCAAAGACGAAGAGGAGCCAGACCCACAAGCCCCTGTCTCAA cTCCAGTGGTGCCTGTGTCAGTCGCACCTCGGTCTTACACCCGCGGAGGCATCTCATCCAGAGCCAGCAGACCTGGCTTGTAG
- the ecd gene encoding protein ecdysoneless homolog: MDALQRRVILEDMVQYKLFLVQSNSQQTEEHLPHLADEILAKVAPFLIQYIWQHQSFNLKYHPEKGDVPAHIGGQTQFGDNVEDEWFIVYLLQQITEAFPELAARVEDNDGEFLLIEAADYLPKWLNPDTSENRVFFYKGELHILPCPSKSSPVGISKDVIPSVAQALALLSTHPEACRASPKICSAMRKRLEGYPEKIKTNLHRAHCFIPAGIATVLAQRPDLVAPAVSAFYLRDPVDLQACRSFKTFPPDTLVLTSVTFTRCLYAQLQQQQFSPDRRSGFTLPPRSHPQYKAHELGMKLAHGFEILCSKCRLPSSEPDAPVSCNPQWKGFVDSLKRNGYFQEELEGSAHYKELTRSAENFFKQSVVSKSSSSAPGEEVLQLLHSCNPLNLEELKKQEAELPQEDSDSWLDITAQDLERMLQERSGGRADVGSKNSGSTKQTQHVEGAEERRKETQGDKEEEEDGYSLVAVSRGMKDFLNAMSSHEGAELPWTSSTQPFSFDPDSMANALDRLLGSKEEELDSDDLDDEDEEDDEEEQEEEEENGLSGQAEMNGTETLDGLRRYMDQMDQELMSTNIGQSFNLTNHNKTGLVNGSPPATDSLLTEETEEEIQPLDIDLNLVTNLLESLSSQAGLAGPASNLLQSLGIHLPPNSDPA, from the exons ATGGACGCCCTGCAGAGGAGAGTGATTCTGGAGGACATGGTTCAGTACAAGCTCTTCTTGGTCCAGTCAAATTCACAGCAGACTGAGGAACATCTCCCACATCTAGCAGATGAGATTTTGGCAAAGGTTGCGCCTTTCCTGATACAATACATCTGGCAGCATCAGTCATTTAACCTCAAGTATCACCCTGAGAAAG GAGATGTCCCTGCTCACATTGGAGGTCAGACTCAGTTTGGGGACAATGTGGAGGACGAGTGGTTTATTGTTTACCTCCTGCAGCAGATCACAGAAGCATTCCCAGAACTCGCTGCCAG agtTGAGGACAATGATGGGGAGTTTCTTCTCATTGAAGCAGCAGATTATCTTCCCAAATGGCTGAATCCAGACACCAGTGAAAACAGG GTCTTTTTCTATAAGGGAGAGTTGCATATTCTGCCCTGTCCCTCTAAATCCAGTCCAGTGGGGATCTCAAAAGATGTGATACCAAGTGTGGCACAAGCTCTAGCACTGCTCTCCACCCACCCAGAGGCCTGTCGGGCAAGCCCAAAGATTTGTTCAGCCATGAGGAAGCGACTAGAGGG GTACCCAGAGAAGATTAAAACTAACCTCCATCGTGCCCACTGTTTCATACCGGCTGGTATTGCCACAGTGTTGGCACAACGACCAGACCTGGTCGCCCCTGCAGTGTCGGCGTTCTACCTACGAGATCCAGTAGATCTGCAGGCGTGTCGAAGCTTCAAGACTTTTCCTCCTGATACGCTCGTCCTTACCTCG GTGACATTCACGCGTTGCCTGTATgcccagctgcagcagcaacagttcaGCCCTGACCGGAGGAGCGGCTTCACCCTGCCACCTCGCTCTCATCCACAGTACAAAGCCCACGAGCTTGGAATGAAACTG GCCCATGGCTTTGAGATCCTGTGCTCTAAGTGCAGGCTGCCATCGTCAGAGCCTGATGCTCCTGTCAGTTGTAACCCTCAGTGGAAAGGCTTCGTGGACAGTCTGAAAAGGAACGGCTACTTCCAG GAAGAACTGGAAGGCTCAGCGCATTACAAAGAACTGACAAGATCTGCAGAAAACTTCTTTAAACAGTCGGTTGTCTCAAAATCAAG TTCTTCAGCCCCGGGTGAGGAGGTTCTCCAGCTGCTGCACAGCTGCAATCCACTCAActtggaggagctgaagaaacaagaggCAGAGCTCCCCCAAGAGGACA GTGACAGCTGGCTGGATATCACAGCTCAGGATTTGGAGCGAATGTTGCAGGAGAGGAGCGGGGGGAGAGCCGATGTTGGCAGCAAGAACTCCGGTTCCACCAAACAGACACAGCATGTCGAGGgcgcagaggagaggagaaaggagacacAGGGCgacaaggaggaagaggaggacggtTACAGCCTGGTGGCGGTCAGTCGGGGGATGAAGGACTTCCTCAATGCCATGTCATCACATGAGGGTGCTGAACTGCCCTG GACCAGTTCAACTCAGCCTTTTAGTTTTGACCCTGATTCCATGGCCAACGCGCTGGACAGACTTCTAG gAAGCAAAGAGGAAGAGCTAGATTCAGATGATCtagatgatgaggatgaggaggatgatgaggaggagcaggaagaggaagaggagaacgGGTTGTCTGGTCAGGCAGAGATGAACGGGACAGAAACTTTGGATGGTCTCAGAAGATACATGGACCAAATGGACCAGGAGCTGATGAGCACTAATATAGGACAAAGCTTCAATCTGACG AATCACAACAAGACAGGACTGGTCAATGGCTCCCCTCCAGCCACCGACAGTCTCCTGACGgaagagacggaggaggagatCCAGCCTCTTGACATCGACCTCAATCTGGTCACAAACCTGCTGGAGTCCCTCAGCTCTCAGGCTGGACTGGCTGGACCGGCATCTAACCTGCTGCAGAGTCTGGGTATACACCTGCCACCCAACTCTGATCCCGCATAG